The Ipomoea triloba cultivar NCNSP0323 chromosome 4, ASM357664v1 DNA segment GGGGACGAGGAGCAACGAACAATCCGTTGAATTAgtctatatataatttatctCCTCATGATATGCGGATTGAATATGCATGGTAAACACATTCGAATTAAACTACCCCGCCCCCGGCGACcgtcatttaattaattttcagtacaatacttttttatttatagttcgCACAAATGTGTAGATCAATGTCCAttgaataattattagcttatgGGTCCAttgaataattattagcttcCCAAGTTTAATTAGGCCCCTATTTAGTCTGCTGGTTGATATTAAGGACGTAAGGTTATGAGGACGTAAGGCCAGATGTTCCCAAACTATGTGCAGTTATAACGAAATTGCAAGTAGCCCCCATACCACATTTAATTTGGTATTTATATATAAGAAATCACTAGTACACATGTCTTTTAACATCGGTTAAAAAGTGACGTTGATTATTacaataaccgacgtcgtatagtattgatttttttttttaaataaactttACAACATCAGTTATTTATGATAGTTATTTATGAATGATCGAAGAAAGTGACTAAATGATGAAATGCATTCCTGGATCGGAATTAAATCCTTAAATAGGTAAGGATACACATACACTTGTCTAATTCAAATCAAATGCCTAAGTagcaaattaattaaagcaaaaaACGTAACTAATGATGAGACGATCCATTGCATATGCATGCATAAGAATTAAGATGAACATGAAGATGACGGCCATTGTTTCATAACTTCCTCATACAAATAGTATCCATCTAAGCGGTCCCGGTCCTGTGTAAAGAAATTGTGGGACATAAGCTCATTAAAGCTTGGCCTCTTCTCAGAATCCCAAGCCAAACATTTCATCACCATATCTGTGAATGTTTCTGAAAACGAACAATAATCCTCATTATCATTTGAGGAAGAGGATGGGCAATTTGTCAATGATTCTTCATCATATGGGGACAAGGAGCAAAGTGGCACCAGTAATTCATCGCCATCCCCGGCGGCATTTGATGATGAGAAAGGTTGCAATAAATACTTGAACGCCATCTTAAACATGTTGTTGTTAGCCCCCTGATCATCATGTTTTTCTTGTTTGTAATTATTCGAATTTTTGCCCGGAATTGGAAGTTTCTTGTTGTGATGTATGTCATCGATGATAGCCTCCAAGGCGTTTCGATTTGGGAGTTTGAGTCCACCAAAAGCCAATTCCAGAGCTGTGATCCCAAAGAGCCAAATGTCAGCCTTGTCTGAGTAGGCTTGCTTTCCATTTCCATTATACACTTCTGGCGCAGCAGCCCAATTGGACATGGAAGCCACAGGCAAATATGGAGCCGTGTTTCCCATTTCATCAACATCATCGTCATCATAAACCGTGGCTGCAAATCCCAAATTGATTTCATAGTTGTATTCAAATTGTAAATCAACATCGTAAATGTCACAGAATATTTGGCCGAGGTAAACATGGCCAGCGTTGATATCCGTGTGGAAAATGGATTGTGTATGAAGAAAACCGAGAGCGTCCAGAACTGATCTAAGAGCACTAAGCATAAGATCCTCGGGAAAGCCTCCAGGAAATGCCTTTTTCATTACGGTTCTGAGAGAGTGACCGGGAAAAGGCATGACAATGCACAACTTCCCAGATGGTTTATCCATGAAATAAGCTTTCATCCGCAACAGATTCTTGTGATGACGCTCGCCTTCCATAGCCGCCATGTTTCTTCTCACTTCTTCCCGTGCTTTTAAGATTGATCCTCCATTATTCTCATCAACTGCCTTCACAACATAAAATGTTTCGGAAGCGCTGGTTATCGAATCTCTTCGAAAACCTTTAGACACATCAAACATTGTAGTTGAAAACAAAGCTGCTTTGAAGACCTGCAGCTCATGGGTGTAAAGGAGTAATGTAGATTAGTTCAAGttgtttagttttatttgtgTGGTTAGGCTTTAATTTGTCTGGCTTTGTTAGAATTAGTCTCCATATTATTAGCTTAGAAGCTGTTGTATGCAGGCTATTTAAGCTGTCTTCTTTCCCATAATAAATCATTCACTTACTATCTCTATAAtgggaagatgatgatgatgatgatgatgatccagAGCCGATGGGGTTTAGGGTTATGTAGGTGTCTATATCTGTTTCCATGTCACTGATTAATACATAATTCCTAAACATCATGGAATCTtgctcatcatcatcaacaatagTTTTGTCATAAATGGCTTCACATCTCACAACTCTCCCGGCGAAACCTGGCAGACGAAAGCTGTAGGACATGAATATGGCGTCAGTTGCATTgggatgattattattattattattattagtctcTTTCTCCTCGTCttcatcattttttaaataatgttccattatattatattccggatggagaataaatatatatatataatggttatAGCTATGCTTGCTGAGacgatagatagatagatatatatcaTTCAAGAAATTATAGTATGAAGAAAATTTAATGGACTGGGTGAAGTGTTTATCAAACGGATAGGATAGGAGCAACTAACAATCCGTTGAATTAGTCTATCAAACGGATAGGATAGGAGCAACTAACAATCCGTTGAATTAGTCTATGTAATTTATTCAAACGGATAGGATAGGAGCAACTAACAATCCGTTGAATTAGTCTATGTAATTTATCTCCTCGTGATATGCGGATTGAATATGCATATATGGTACACATTCGAATTAAACTACCCCACCCCCGGGGACCggcatttaattaattttccggTTCGCGTGTAGATCATATAGTCCATTGAATAATGATTAGCTTCCCAACTTTAGGCCCTATTAATCTGCTTGTTGATTTAAGGGATTAAACTCAGTTTATGACGTAAGGTCAGAGGTTCACAAACAAGTgtagttataaataaattgccaaacaccccccATACCGAGCATTTAATTTggtatttataaaaaatcacTAGTACACACATGTCTTTTAACGTCGATTTTCTAGATCCTTTTAATGTCggttaaaaagtgacattaataaAAGAGACGTTGTATAGTAAACCTAAAACATTGGTTATTACAATAACCGACATCGTATAATAttgattcttttaaaaaataactttacAACGTTGGCTATTTAtgaataaccgacgttgtatattagttttttttttaaatagtttccGACTTCGATTTTGCtattaaccgacgttgtatattaattttttttaaatagtttctGACTTCGATTTTGCTATTgaccgacgtcgtatgtatttcttttttaaaatatgttacaTCTATTTATCAATTTAGATCCAAAACcggctcatatatatatatatatat contains these protein-coding regions:
- the LOC116017581 gene encoding serine/threonine-protein kinase BLUS1-like, translating into MSYSFRLPGFAGRVVRCEAIYDKTIVDDDEQDSMMFRNYVLISDMETDIDTYITLNPIGSGSSSSSSSSSHYRDSFRRDSITSASETFYVVKAVDENNGGSILKAREEVRRNMAAMEGERHHKNLLRMKAYFMDKPSGKLCIVMPFPGHSLRTVMKKAFPGGFPEDLMLSALRSVLDALGFLHTQSIFHTDINAGHVYLGQIFCDIYDVDLQFEYNYEINLGFAATVYDDDDVDEMGNTAPYLPVASMSNWAAAPEVYNGNGKQAYSDKADIWLFGITALELAFGGLKLPNRNALEAIIDDIHHNKKLPIPGKNSNNYKQFSETFTDMVMKCLAWDSEKRPSFNELMSHNFFTQDRDRLDGYYLYEEVMKQWPSSSCSS